The proteins below come from a single bacterium genomic window:
- a CDS encoding phytanoyl-CoA dioxygenase family protein, with translation IQFYPHTNYSPLTIGTYLADTGMDDGPLMVIPGSHDGPLFDQYDEEGTWIGCLSAEDSATVDVGRVEYLTGPAGSITAHNCRTVHGSPPTSRPSGRPLLLNAYASADAFPYTAHPQPTRNTGKVIRGQPARWAHHDPRPCLIPPDWSGGYDSIFAAQDEEG, from the coding sequence ACATCCAGTTCTACCCGCACACCAACTACAGCCCGCTGACGATCGGCACGTACCTGGCCGACACCGGCATGGATGACGGTCCGCTGATGGTGATACCGGGCAGCCACGACGGCCCCCTGTTCGATCAGTACGACGAGGAGGGAACCTGGATCGGATGCCTGTCCGCGGAAGATTCGGCGACCGTCGATGTCGGACGGGTCGAGTACCTAACCGGTCCGGCCGGCTCGATCACCGCGCACAACTGCCGGACGGTCCACGGCTCGCCGCCCACCTCCAGGCCGAGTGGCCGGCCCCTGCTGCTCAACGCCTATGCCTCCGCCGACGCCTTCCCCTACACGGCCCACCCACAACCGACCCGCAACACCGGCAAGGTGATTCGCGGGCAGCCCGCCCGGTGGGCCCATCACGACCCCCGGCCCTGCCTGATCCCCCCAGACTGGTCGGGCGGGTACGACTCGATCTTCGCCGCCCAGGACGAGGAAGGCTGA
- a CDS encoding acetate--CoA ligase family protein, producing the protein MPVRDLDRLLRPRTVAVIGGDPAERAIRQSDRLGFEGEIWPVHPTRSTMAGRRAYPSLDDLPGVPDAAFVAVNRRLTVEIVRQLAGMGCGGAVLYASGFAEAGEEGAELQQRLVTGHLMPLVGPNCYGTINAVSGAALWPDVQGCRRVRSGPALISQSGNISLNLTMNRRGIDFSYVISLGNQSSVTTEDCLQHLAARSEVTAVGIHAESILDPIAFGRAALACRDTGTPVVVLKTGRSEGAERITSSHTAALAAPAAAYDALFERYGVTTVESIPDFMTTLGLLDTVGPIPGNRLVSLSCSGGEAALVADRSVRYQVTFPAFGPEHRDRIAATLPQLVAITNPLDYHTFIWGDEPALERCFTEVVSGPFDAAMLIIDWPSDGNDDTEWWPALRAFATAANRAGRAGVIVSGLPESLPGTVRNFATERSLGMAWSIDEALAGLAAAASRGRWLEDPPPSLHIPAGTWTGPVLALDEPAAKSILSSAGVQVPDGVVVDACSDGIPARLPRHLSFPLVAKTVGPAHKSRTGGVVTGIADLEQLGAAIERLGRDSSQVLIEEQVTSAVAELLVSVTRQPPIGLVVTLGAGGTLVEWLADTTNLLAPVTRPGLRRALRRLRIGRLLEHQLPGLVADPEPIWEIIDRLTTLLSHRPGIVEVEINPLILTEEALWAVDALISTDPEDGSCS; encoded by the coding sequence GTGCCGGTTCGGGACCTGGACCGCCTCCTGCGTCCCCGGACGGTGGCGGTGATCGGCGGCGACCCGGCCGAACGAGCCATCCGCCAGTCGGACCGGCTCGGCTTCGAGGGAGAGATCTGGCCGGTCCATCCCACCCGCTCCACGATGGCCGGGCGCCGTGCCTACCCGTCGCTCGACGACCTGCCGGGAGTGCCGGACGCCGCCTTCGTGGCCGTGAACCGCCGGCTCACGGTCGAGATTGTCCGGCAACTGGCGGGAATGGGTTGCGGCGGGGCGGTGCTCTACGCCTCCGGATTCGCCGAGGCCGGCGAGGAGGGCGCCGAGTTACAGCAACGGCTGGTGACCGGGCACTTGATGCCGCTGGTCGGACCAAACTGCTACGGGACCATCAACGCGGTCTCAGGCGCCGCCCTATGGCCCGACGTACAGGGCTGCCGGCGGGTACGGAGCGGCCCCGCCCTGATCAGCCAGTCGGGCAACATCTCCCTCAACCTCACCATGAACCGGCGCGGGATCGATTTCAGCTACGTGATCTCGCTGGGCAACCAGTCCTCGGTCACCACCGAGGACTGCCTGCAGCATCTCGCAGCCCGGTCCGAGGTGACCGCGGTCGGTATCCACGCCGAGTCGATCCTCGATCCGATCGCCTTCGGTCGCGCGGCGCTGGCCTGCCGGGACACCGGCACGCCGGTGGTGGTGCTCAAGACCGGACGGTCGGAGGGAGCCGAGCGCATCACCTCATCGCACACCGCGGCGCTGGCCGCCCCGGCCGCCGCCTACGACGCCCTATTCGAGCGCTACGGGGTGACGACGGTGGAGTCCATCCCGGACTTCATGACCACGCTGGGATTGCTGGACACGGTCGGGCCGATCCCCGGCAACCGGCTGGTCTCCCTCTCGTGTTCCGGAGGCGAGGCGGCGCTGGTGGCCGATCGGTCGGTTCGCTATCAGGTCACCTTCCCTGCCTTCGGCCCCGAGCACCGGGACCGGATCGCGGCCACCCTGCCGCAGCTGGTGGCCATCACCAACCCGCTCGATTACCACACCTTCATCTGGGGTGATGAGCCGGCCCTGGAACGATGCTTCACCGAGGTGGTGTCGGGGCCGTTCGACGCCGCCATGCTGATCATCGACTGGCCGTCGGACGGGAACGACGACACGGAGTGGTGGCCCGCGCTGCGGGCGTTCGCCACCGCCGCCAACCGAGCGGGTCGAGCCGGCGTGATCGTGTCGGGGCTCCCGGAGAGCCTTCCCGGCACCGTCCGGAATTTCGCAACGGAGCGGAGTCTCGGCATGGCCTGGTCGATCGATGAAGCCCTGGCCGGATTGGCAGCAGCGGCTTCGAGGGGCCGATGGCTCGAGGATCCGCCCCCGTCGCTCCACATTCCCGCCGGGACCTGGACCGGCCCTGTCCTGGCCCTGGACGAACCGGCCGCCAAGTCGATCCTCTCGAGCGCGGGAGTACAGGTACCCGACGGCGTCGTCGTTGACGCCTGCTCAGACGGCATCCCGGCACGGTTGCCACGTCACCTGTCCTTCCCGCTGGTGGCGAAGACCGTCGGCCCGGCCCACAAGTCGCGAACCGGCGGGGTGGTAACCGGGATAGCTGACCTGGAACAACTCGGGGCAGCGATCGAGCGCCTGGGACGTGATAGCAGTCAAGTGCTGATCGAGGAGCAGGTGACGAGCGCCGTTGCCGAACTGCTGGTGTCGGTCACCCGGCAGCCGCCGATCGGTCTGGTCGTGACGCTCGGAGCAGGCGGGACCCTGGTGGAATGGCTGGCCGACACCACCAACCTGCTGGCGCCCGTCACCCGGCCCGGACTGCGACGAGCGCTCCGCCGGCTCCGTATCGGGCGCCTGCTCGAGCACCAGTTGCCCGGACTCGTCGCCGACCCCGAACCGATATGGGAGATCATCGACCGGTTAACCACCCTGCTATCTCACCGCCCCGGCATCGTCGAGGTGGAGATAAACCCCCTCATCCTCACCGAGGAAGCACTCTGGGCGGTCGACGCGCTGATCTCCACCGACCCGGAAGACGGGTCCTGCTCCTAG